TTTGTGCAGGAAATTTCGAGTGATTCAGGATCATGAAAGAGTCTCAGAAGTCTTGGTGTAATAATACTAGGTGTTATTTCACCAAAGAGGAAATTGAATTTTCTTCTCCATCTAGAAAGGATGGCATTGACTTTAAGTACGAGTCACACCTGCGGAAGCAATATTGCTCGTTTCTTCAAGAGATTGGCATGAAACTTAAAGTGTGAGTCCTTTGATTCAATATAATGAAGATGAGGACATTTACTCTTTATTATCAACAGTGGATAAAAATATTTATCTGCTAATGATTGTTTGGCTggttatgtatgtatatgtatgtatacatgcttttgttcttctttgatttgtttgAAATTTCGCTAGTTTCATAGTAACTGGTTTAATCAAACTTCGAGTTTGTTTTGGAATGATCTTTAAGAAAAAGAAACGGTTCTTTCTTTTCAATATTCTTGTGTTCAATGAGGATTAAGGTAATGAACATTTCATGTCTCTAAATTATTAGCTGTTATTTATAGACAGGACATTGAATAATTATAGTCTTACAGTTttcctacttttaaatttgATAGGATCTCTGCTTTTATTTTGTATTCGTGTTTGTTAGACTGTTTAATGTTCAAGGATGGTAGTTGATGAAATATTTATTACAGGCCTCAGGTGACAATTGCAACTGCAATGATGTTGTGCCACCGATTTTATATGAGCCAATCTCATGCTAAGAATGACTGGCAGGTAAGCTAGATATACAGATAATACTTTATGCTAATAGATATGCAGAATGATTTTTTCTAAGCGAGATAAGTGACAGTAGATCGAATAATGTTTATATGTGTACTCTATCTTCGACTTGATCACGAAAAAATGTCAATGCATGAATACACATTCACTAACATTTTATTAAATGCATGAATACACATTCACTAACATTTTATTAATTCCGAATGGGGCTCTAACCGTTGACCATTGTAAGATTTGTTTCCCAGAGCATATACATTGACTGACATTACTTGTCAAATGTAGATGATTTCGTAAATTTCATTGTTAGTttgtttgattttgttttttttttgtcttgttGGGAAAGATGCAGATGTTAATATTGCTATATGTTTATGTCAGTTCGTGTCCTTGTCACTTATTAACACAGTGGTAAAATTTTGCAGACTATTGCAACCGTCTCTGCCTTTCTTGCgtgcaaaataaaagagacacCGCGCTATTTAAATGATGTTGTGGTCGTTAGTTATGAGATGATTTACAAGTGGGATCCTTCTGCACCACGAAGAATAAGACAGAAAGTATGCAAGCACACAAATTTTTTCGACAATCAGATAATTTTGttttggtttatgtgcttattgcCACTTTTGGTCGTGCAGGAAATTTTCAATAAGCAGAAGGATTTGATCTTAATTGGGGAGAGAATTCTGTTGTCAACTATTGCTTTTGATTTTAACATTGAGCTTCCCTACGAGCCACTTATTAAAGCTTTaaagagattaaatatgtaCTCTGACCTTGCTAAGATGGCATGGAACTTTGTTAACGATTGGTAAAGTTTATATTCACCCCTTAATAACCTTATTGCATGTTGAGCTTTGATGTAAACACTTCTTTCTAACTGTTTTCTCCTTCTATTGTCAATTGGAATTTAGGCTTAGTACGACACTGTGTTTACAGTACAAAGCCCCCTATATTGCTGCTGCTTCATTGTTTCTTACTGCAAAATTACTAAAGGTGAAGCTACCAACAGAAAAGGAAAGAGTTTGGTGGCAAGAGTTTGATGTTTCACTGAAGCTATTAGAAGGTTTGTTGTTAGATTTTGTCGTATaccttaatttctttttaactTTGGTTGTAAATAAGTTATGTCGCAATAGGAACATTCTTGCTAGTGAACTCTCATAAAACTTTGAATAAGTTTCCATGTCCTTACCTTGTTTTGTATTGGAGTTTGCACTTTTTCGAACTTCTTATAAGGTTATAACTTTTTCGAAATATTTTTCAGAGGTCATTCAACAGATGCACAAATTGTTGGAGCAAGACAGAAAGGAAACTCAACCATCCTCCAATAGGAACAGGAGGCCATCTAAAGCTTCAGTTGACAAACCATTGGAAAGTAGCTCTCTATCTTGTATTACAAGTGAATCCGTAACTGACTGCCATTCAAGCCGTGGAGGGTCTAAAGAATCCTCTGTTACTCATTGTGGTCCTAATCTCGCGGAAGGTGACAGTAGTGTTATTA
This Cannabis sativa cultivar Pink pepper isolate KNU-18-1 chromosome 6, ASM2916894v1, whole genome shotgun sequence DNA region includes the following protein-coding sequences:
- the LOC115694713 gene encoding cyclin-T1-3 isoform X2, giving the protein MMLCHRFYMSQSHAKNDWQTIATVSAFLACKIKETPRYLNDVVVVSYEMIYKWDPSAPRRIRQKEIFNKQKDLILIGERILLSTIAFDFNIELPYEPLIKALKRLNMYSDLAKMAWNFVNDWLSTTLCLQYKAPYIAAASLFLTAKLLKVKLPTEKERVWWQEFDVSLKLLEEVIQQMHKLLEQDRKETQPSSNRNRRPSKASVDKPLESSSLSCITSESVTDCHSSRGGSKESSVTHCGPNLAEGDSSVITSRAVEKGPSFATSKVCKIQPTTVDTIQNARSKACSSTQNKHGEFDVIRIKEMLKKRKCNGVQKKPLEAIGAERDIEALIESELENGIDLEIPLTKKKQRKL
- the LOC115694713 gene encoding cyclin-T1-3 isoform X1, translating into MKESQKSWCNNTRCYFTKEEIEFSSPSRKDGIDFKYESHLRKQYCSFLQEIGMKLKVPQVTIATAMMLCHRFYMSQSHAKNDWQTIATVSAFLACKIKETPRYLNDVVVVSYEMIYKWDPSAPRRIRQKEIFNKQKDLILIGERILLSTIAFDFNIELPYEPLIKALKRLNMYSDLAKMAWNFVNDWLSTTLCLQYKAPYIAAASLFLTAKLLKVKLPTEKERVWWQEFDVSLKLLEEVIQQMHKLLEQDRKETQPSSNRNRRPSKASVDKPLESSSLSCITSESVTDCHSSRGGSKESSVTHCGPNLAEGDSSVITSRAVEKGPSFATSKVCKIQPTTVDTIQNARSKACSSTQNKHGEFDVIRIKEMLKKRKCNGVQKKPLEAIGAERDIEALIESELENGIDLEIPLTKKKQRKL